The following are encoded in a window of Aerococcus sanguinicola genomic DNA:
- the rpoZ gene encoding DNA-directed RNA polymerase subunit omega encodes MIIYPSIDRLLEKVNSKYSLCSVSAKRAHDLQVNRNPMLNEYRSPKYVGQALEEITSNDLVIDPESLR; translated from the coding sequence ATGATTATCTACCCATCCATTGACCGCTTACTCGAAAAAGTAAACTCCAAATACTCCCTGTGCAGCGTATCCGCCAAACGCGCCCACGACCTACAAGTCAACCGCAACCCCATGCTCAACGAATACCGCTCACCCAAGTACGTCGGCCAAGCCCTAGAAGAAATCACCTCCAACGACCTAGTTATCGACCCAGAATCGTTAAGATAG
- the gmk gene encoding guanylate kinase, with the protein MKSKGLLVVLSGPSGVGKGTVRKALFDTDHDRNQFFYSVSATTREARQGEVNGQDYFFVSRSKFEQMIEEEQLLEYAEYVGNYYGTPLAYIEDMTMQGKDVFLEIEVQGALQVKRRMPDGVFIFLAPPNLGELETRIVNRGTDAPDVIAKRMEQARGELQLMTQYDYVVENDDVSKAVENIQTIIQAEHLKVDRFIDDVVENYLDEGETN; encoded by the coding sequence ATGAAATCAAAAGGATTATTAGTTGTTTTATCAGGCCCTTCTGGGGTGGGAAAAGGTACCGTGCGAAAAGCCTTGTTCGATACGGACCACGATCGTAACCAATTCTTCTATTCTGTCTCAGCAACAACACGGGAAGCGCGCCAGGGCGAAGTGAATGGCCAGGACTATTTCTTCGTTAGCCGCAGCAAGTTCGAGCAGATGATTGAAGAAGAACAATTATTAGAATATGCCGAATACGTGGGCAATTATTACGGCACCCCCTTGGCCTATATTGAAGACATGACTATGCAGGGGAAGGACGTCTTCTTGGAGATTGAAGTCCAAGGCGCCCTCCAGGTGAAACGCCGGATGCCGGACGGGGTCTTTATTTTCCTAGCGCCACCAAACTTGGGCGAACTCGAAACCCGGATCGTCAACCGCGGCACCGATGCCCCTGACGTCATCGCCAAGCGTATGGAACAAGCCCGGGGCGAATTACAATTAATGACCCAGTATGATTATGTTGTTGAAAACGATGACGTATCCAAAGCTGTTGAAAACATCCAAACCATCATCCAAGCGGAACACCTCAAAGTTGACCGCTTCATCGATGACGTGGTTGAGAATTACTTAGACGAAGGAGAGACTAATTAA
- a CDS encoding ribonuclease J, with product MSEIKFISWGGVRENGKDMYIVEVDGMIYILDCGLVYPPNEMLGIDVMIPDFSYLKENEDRIAGVFLTHGHPDAIGGLPYLLKEVNVPVFGTELTIELLKVMSRSVGVKNFKDFHTIDDDNEIDFGDVVVSFIKTTHSLPDSVAIVLKTSEGNIVYTGDFKMDASVSEDYATDFARLTQVAGEGVLALLSESSKAASYFENASEVVVKESLQDEVVKAEGRVIVSAVASNLMRLQQIIDVAQSTGRHIFISGEALEQIIDVAIRLDKLKLPSKDLIKRTEQLGNYKDEEIIILETGKSGEPLYALQRMAKARGNKQLKIKEGDLVILATTPNTDMEKVVPETKDMVYRAGGHTLELSSKYHTSGHASPKDLQFLMSILKPQYLIPVSGEYQLMHAHKKLAEQIGFKENQIFLLDKGDTLTYKKGKMTLGDKVPASNVLIDGSGVGDIGNIVLRDRTMLGEDGIFVVVLTISRREGKILAGPEIISRGFIFMKESEDLLKESSERVRKVVLDNLEDKNFQWSKLKSGIRDELGKFLFKQTNRRPMILPVIMEASNYRKGRKKKGGKKG from the coding sequence ATGAGTGAAATAAAATTTATTTCCTGGGGGGGCGTCCGCGAGAATGGTAAGGACATGTACATCGTTGAAGTCGATGGCATGATCTATATCCTGGATTGCGGTCTCGTCTACCCACCCAATGAAATGTTAGGGATCGATGTGATGATTCCTGACTTTAGCTATTTGAAAGAGAATGAGGACCGGATTGCCGGGGTCTTCTTAACCCACGGCCATCCCGATGCTATCGGGGGGTTGCCTTATCTCTTGAAGGAAGTCAATGTGCCTGTTTTTGGGACCGAGTTGACCATCGAACTCTTGAAGGTGATGAGCCGGTCTGTGGGCGTGAAGAATTTCAAGGACTTCCATACGATTGACGACGATAATGAGATCGATTTTGGAGATGTGGTGGTCAGCTTCATTAAGACCACCCACTCTCTCCCTGATTCCGTGGCCATTGTCTTGAAGACCTCGGAAGGCAATATTGTCTACACCGGGGACTTCAAGATGGATGCGTCCGTTTCGGAAGACTATGCCACAGACTTTGCTCGGCTAACCCAGGTGGCTGGCGAAGGTGTTTTGGCCCTTCTCAGTGAATCCAGCAAGGCTGCTTCCTATTTCGAGAATGCCAGCGAAGTGGTGGTTAAGGAGTCCCTCCAAGATGAAGTGGTCAAGGCAGAGGGTCGGGTGATCGTTTCTGCGGTCGCTTCCAACCTCATGCGGCTCCAACAGATCATCGACGTGGCCCAGTCCACCGGCCGCCATATCTTTATTTCAGGGGAAGCTCTGGAACAGATCATCGATGTGGCCATCCGCTTGGACAAGCTCAAGTTACCGAGCAAGGACCTGATCAAGCGCACCGAGCAGTTGGGCAATTATAAGGATGAAGAAATTATTATCCTTGAGACCGGTAAGTCCGGCGAGCCCCTCTATGCCCTCCAACGCATGGCCAAGGCCCGGGGCAACAAGCAGCTGAAGATCAAGGAAGGGGACCTGGTCATCTTGGCCACCACCCCGAATACCGACATGGAAAAAGTCGTGCCAGAAACCAAAGACATGGTCTACCGGGCAGGGGGCCACACCCTGGAACTCTCGTCCAAGTACCACACCTCTGGCCACGCCTCGCCTAAGGACCTGCAATTCCTCATGTCCATCTTGAAGCCTCAGTATCTGATTCCTGTGTCAGGAGAATACCAACTCATGCACGCCCACAAGAAATTGGCCGAGCAGATTGGTTTTAAAGAAAACCAGATCTTCCTCCTCGATAAGGGCGATACCCTGACCTACAAGAAGGGCAAAATGACCCTCGGCGATAAGGTTCCCGCCAGCAATGTCCTCATCGACGGTTCTGGCGTGGGCGACATCGGAAATATTGTGCTCCGCGACCGGACCATGCTCGGGGAAGACGGGATCTTCGTCGTTGTCCTGACCATCTCCCGCCGCGAAGGCAAGATCCTGGCAGGACCAGAGATCATTTCTCGAGGTTTTATCTTCATGAAAGAAAGCGAAGACTTGCTTAAAGAATCGAGCGAACGGGTTCGCAAGGTGGTCCTTGACAACCTGGAAGACAAGAACTTCCAATGGTCCAAGCTCAAATCGGGCATCCGTGATGAACTCGGCAAGTTCCTCTTCAAGCAAACCAACCGCCGGCCAATGATCCTACCGGTAATTATGGAAGCTTCCAACTACCGCAAGGGTCGCAAGAAGAAGGGCGGAAAGAAAGGATAG
- a CDS encoding aspartate-semialdehyde dehydrogenase: MTKEYTVAIVGATGAVGEQLCDLLPQAEIPVKDVKLLASARSAGKILPVGDKTYEVEELTEDSFEGVDIAIFSAGGALSEKFVPAAVKAGAVAIDNTSAFRMDPDTPLVVPEVNPEALKDHKGLIANPNCSTIQMVAALKPIHDAYGLKRVIASTYQAVSGAGAEAIEETLAQSKAIVEGKEVPEAEVLPCAGDDKHYQMAFNVLPQIDKFQDNHYTFEEMKMTNETKKIMGLKDLPVSTTCVRVPVLRAHSESVYIEIGENNVTIEAIQDILRQAPGIVVEDDIQNQVYPQAINAEGKKETFVGRIRKDLDVPNGFHLWIVSDNLWKGAALNSVQIAEEMIKQDLI; encoded by the coding sequence ATGACTAAAGAATATACAGTTGCAATCGTTGGGGCTACAGGAGCAGTGGGGGAACAATTGTGTGACCTCCTCCCTCAAGCGGAAATTCCCGTTAAAGATGTGAAACTTTTGGCTTCTGCTCGTTCAGCTGGGAAGATCCTTCCTGTCGGCGACAAGACCTATGAAGTGGAAGAATTGACCGAAGACTCCTTCGAGGGTGTGGACATCGCCATCTTCTCTGCTGGTGGGGCCCTTTCTGAAAAATTCGTGCCCGCTGCGGTGAAGGCTGGGGCTGTGGCCATCGACAACACTTCTGCCTTCCGGATGGACCCAGATACCCCACTGGTGGTGCCTGAAGTTAACCCTGAAGCCTTGAAGGACCACAAAGGCCTCATCGCCAACCCGAACTGCTCAACCATCCAAATGGTGGCTGCCCTCAAGCCTATCCACGATGCTTACGGGCTCAAGCGCGTGATTGCGTCCACCTACCAGGCTGTGTCCGGAGCTGGGGCTGAAGCCATTGAAGAAACCTTAGCCCAGTCTAAGGCCATTGTGGAAGGCAAGGAAGTCCCTGAAGCGGAAGTCCTTCCTTGTGCTGGTGACGACAAGCACTATCAAATGGCCTTCAACGTCCTGCCACAGATCGACAAGTTCCAAGACAACCACTACACCTTCGAAGAGATGAAGATGACCAACGAAACTAAGAAGATCATGGGCCTGAAAGACCTGCCTGTTTCCACCACTTGCGTTCGCGTGCCAGTTCTTCGTGCACATTCTGAGAGTGTTTATATTGAAATTGGCGAAAATAATGTTACAATTGAAGCGATACAAGATATCTTGCGCCAAGCACCTGGCATTGTGGTTGAAGACGATATCCAAAACCAAGTCTACCCACAAGCCATCAATGCAGAAGGGAAGAAGGAAACATTTGTCGGCCGGATCCGTAAAGATTTGGATGTTCCAAACGGCTTCCACCTCTGGATTGTTTCAGATAACTTGTGGAAGGGTGCCGCATTGAACTCCGTGCAAATCGCCGAAGAAATGATTAAGCAAGACTTGATTTAA
- the priA gene encoding primosomal protein N' produces the protein MSKSIARVIVDVPTQQTDQPYDYAIPEELAGLVQPGMRVEVPFGVREVQAYVLDLVAASDYEGKLRPLTGLLDDVPVLNQELLDLGRYMADHYFSFLVTCYHAMLPRLLKVKYEKYFRPTENLPYLDHQYYFADKEAYAWIQADQDGHLKNLLKLKDQGKLSLEYRVEDQKRVKTENWIQPLLDREDLEEVHAGLSKTAHKQVLLCELLMELEGKSLPTRTLREDYDLSMQTVRAGERKGWLKVYEQEVRRDPLADSDFEATEPLPLLPEQAQAYDQVSQAMAAQSDQVFLLQGVTGSGKTEVYLQLIQKALEAGQKALLLVPEIALTPQMVRHLKGRFADQVAVLHSQLSVGEQFDEWRRIRRQEAQVVVGARSSIFAPLENLGLIIIDEEHETSYKQADQPHYHARDLAKWRAAYHHCPLVLGSATPSLESRARAQNGVYQLLTIRQRANQKPLPQVEIVDMREEFRHKNYYQFSRKLRDAIQETLNQGQQVALMLNRRGYAAYMMCRDCGYVFKCEHCDVSLTYHYHAKSLDCHYCGYSIHLPQRCPLCSNQHLRDFGTGTERVQEEIEELFPTANLVRMDNDTTRRKGSTARLLKKVETGEADILLGTQMIAKGLDFPNITLVGVINADTALNLPDFRSSEKTFQLLTQVSGRAGRGDLTGRVFIQTYNPDHYAIQLAQTQDYDRFYQKEMAYRKMNHYSPYYYTIRLTVSHFDEREAQLAMNQLARFLRSYDQGQGTRLLGPSQAPIARLKNRYYFQLLFQYRQLDGLDQAFKEIQAMAQEWSKKQVYIAIDVEPMTFI, from the coding sequence GTGAGCAAATCCATTGCACGTGTCATTGTAGACGTCCCAACCCAACAAACCGACCAGCCCTATGACTACGCCATCCCCGAAGAGCTGGCCGGCCTCGTCCAGCCCGGCATGCGGGTGGAGGTGCCTTTTGGTGTCCGGGAAGTCCAAGCCTATGTCCTAGACCTGGTCGCCGCTAGCGATTATGAGGGGAAGCTCCGGCCCCTGACCGGCCTCTTGGATGATGTGCCCGTCCTCAACCAGGAACTCCTGGACCTGGGCCGCTATATGGCCGACCATTATTTTTCTTTCTTGGTGACCTGCTACCACGCCATGCTGCCGCGCCTGCTCAAGGTCAAGTATGAGAAGTACTTCCGCCCTACGGAAAATTTGCCCTATCTCGACCACCAGTATTATTTTGCCGACAAGGAGGCCTATGCCTGGATCCAAGCTGACCAGGACGGCCATTTAAAAAACTTGCTCAAGCTCAAGGACCAGGGCAAGCTGAGCTTGGAATATCGGGTGGAGGACCAGAAGCGGGTCAAAACCGAAAACTGGATCCAACCCCTCCTGGACCGGGAAGATTTAGAGGAAGTCCATGCCGGCCTGTCCAAAACGGCCCACAAGCAGGTCCTCCTCTGTGAACTGCTTATGGAACTCGAGGGCAAGTCCCTGCCCACCCGGACGCTGAGGGAGGATTATGACCTCAGCATGCAGACGGTCCGGGCCGGGGAGCGCAAGGGCTGGCTCAAGGTCTACGAGCAGGAGGTCCGCCGCGATCCTTTAGCTGACAGCGACTTTGAAGCGACCGAGCCGCTGCCTCTCCTACCCGAACAGGCCCAGGCCTATGACCAAGTCAGCCAGGCCATGGCTGCCCAATCCGACCAGGTCTTCCTCCTCCAAGGGGTGACTGGGAGCGGGAAGACGGAGGTTTATCTCCAGCTCATCCAGAAGGCGCTTGAAGCGGGGCAAAAGGCCCTGCTCCTGGTGCCTGAAATCGCCTTGACCCCTCAGATGGTCCGCCACTTGAAGGGACGCTTTGCCGACCAGGTGGCGGTCCTCCACAGCCAGCTTTCGGTTGGGGAACAATTCGATGAGTGGCGGCGGATCAGGCGCCAAGAAGCCCAGGTCGTGGTGGGGGCCCGGTCCTCCATCTTTGCCCCCTTGGAGAATTTGGGGCTGATTATTATCGATGAGGAACATGAGACCAGTTACAAGCAGGCCGACCAACCCCACTACCATGCCCGGGACCTGGCCAAGTGGCGGGCGGCCTACCACCACTGTCCCCTGGTCTTGGGTTCGGCGACCCCTTCTCTGGAATCCCGGGCCCGGGCCCAGAACGGGGTCTACCAGCTCTTGACCATCCGCCAGCGGGCCAACCAGAAGCCCCTGCCCCAGGTGGAGATTGTGGATATGCGCGAGGAATTCCGCCATAAGAACTACTATCAATTTTCCCGCAAGCTGCGGGATGCCATCCAGGAGACCTTGAACCAGGGCCAACAAGTGGCGCTCATGCTCAACCGCCGCGGTTATGCGGCCTATATGATGTGCCGGGACTGCGGCTATGTCTTCAAGTGTGAGCACTGCGATGTAAGCCTGACCTACCACTATCACGCCAAGTCGCTGGACTGTCACTACTGCGGCTATTCCATCCACCTGCCCCAGCGCTGTCCCCTCTGCTCGAACCAGCACCTGCGGGACTTCGGGACGGGGACGGAGCGGGTCCAAGAAGAGATTGAAGAGCTCTTTCCAACGGCCAATCTGGTGCGGATGGATAATGACACCACCCGGCGCAAGGGGAGCACGGCTCGGCTCTTGAAGAAGGTGGAGACTGGGGAGGCCGATATTCTCTTGGGTACCCAGATGATTGCCAAGGGGCTGGACTTCCCCAATATTACCCTGGTGGGCGTCATCAACGCCGATACGGCCCTCAACCTGCCGGACTTTCGGTCCAGCGAGAAAACTTTCCAGCTCCTCACCCAGGTCAGCGGACGGGCCGGCCGGGGAGACTTGACAGGGCGGGTCTTTATCCAGACCTATAACCCGGACCACTATGCCATCCAGCTGGCCCAGACCCAGGACTACGACCGTTTCTACCAAAAAGAGATGGCCTACCGCAAGATGAACCACTATTCCCCTTACTATTACACCATCCGCCTGACGGTCTCCCACTTCGACGAACGGGAGGCCCAGCTGGCCATGAACCAGTTAGCCCGCTTTCTCA
- the cls gene encoding cardiolipin synthase — protein sequence MLETTQTVLVNLFSLFIIANTILAIFTVFRQRRPVTSIWAWLLVLILLPGFGFILYFFVGRRLSDDKIFSLSQQQVMGMSSLVDKYINEDGMHRDLKTYPSSQQSLIKLFYQTDDALLTNSNDVDLYVDGKAKMRQLLEDIRQAKDHIHIQYYIFSSDEMGSQVVEALAERAEAGVKVRLLYDPLGSRKLSRKDINRLEEAGAETSGFFSRGFWLVDLRLNFRNHRKLVIIDGDLGYVGGFNIAKEYIGLGPLGYWRDTHLRVRGEAVQAMQTRFIRDWCASMDYSYDDFLEISDDARSYFPEVNEADHGHVPMQIVSSGPEDDTDQIKLGYIQLINSAEHTLYIQTPYFIPDESVYEALEIAALSGVEVHLMIPCKPDHPFVYRATEYYCREIIEKGVHVHRYDKGFLHSKVVIADDEVASVGTANFDIRSFSLNFEVNAFVYDKDLVAKLKAAYQDDLKVSTTLDAAYFDQQSWWKKLRQNLSRLLSPIL from the coding sequence ATGTTAGAAACAACACAAACTGTTTTAGTCAATTTATTTTCGCTCTTTATTATTGCCAACACCATCCTGGCGATCTTCACGGTCTTCCGCCAGCGCCGTCCGGTCACTTCGATCTGGGCCTGGCTCTTGGTCTTGATCCTCCTGCCTGGTTTTGGTTTTATTCTCTATTTCTTCGTTGGCCGACGCCTGTCCGACGACAAGATTTTTTCCCTCTCCCAACAGCAAGTTATGGGGATGAGCAGCCTGGTCGATAAGTACATCAATGAAGATGGCATGCACCGGGACTTGAAGACTTATCCCTCCAGCCAGCAGAGTCTGATCAAGCTTTTTTACCAGACGGATGATGCCCTCCTGACCAACAGCAATGATGTGGATCTCTACGTCGATGGCAAGGCCAAGATGCGCCAGCTCCTGGAAGATATCCGCCAGGCCAAGGACCATATCCACATCCAGTACTACATCTTCTCTTCCGATGAGATGGGCTCCCAGGTGGTGGAAGCCCTGGCTGAGCGAGCAGAGGCGGGGGTCAAAGTCCGCCTGCTCTATGATCCTTTAGGCAGCCGGAAACTCAGTCGTAAGGACATCAACCGGCTGGAGGAGGCAGGGGCAGAGACCAGTGGCTTCTTTAGCCGGGGCTTCTGGCTGGTCGACCTGCGCCTCAACTTCCGCAACCACCGCAAATTGGTCATTATCGATGGTGACTTAGGCTATGTCGGTGGCTTCAACATCGCCAAGGAATACATCGGACTGGGGCCCCTGGGCTACTGGCGGGACACCCACCTGCGCGTTCGCGGGGAAGCGGTCCAAGCCATGCAGACCCGCTTTATCCGCGACTGGTGCGCCTCCATGGACTACAGCTACGACGACTTCCTGGAGATCTCGGATGACGCCCGGTCCTATTTCCCGGAAGTCAACGAGGCAGACCACGGTCACGTCCCCATGCAGATTGTGTCCAGCGGGCCGGAAGACGACACCGACCAGATCAAGCTGGGCTACATCCAATTGATCAACTCGGCCGAGCACACCCTCTACATCCAGACTCCCTACTTCATACCCGATGAGAGTGTCTACGAAGCCCTGGAAATCGCGGCCCTGTCAGGGGTTGAGGTCCACCTCATGATCCCTTGCAAGCCCGACCACCCCTTCGTCTACCGGGCCACTGAGTACTACTGCCGGGAGATCATCGAAAAAGGCGTCCACGTCCACCGCTATGACAAGGGCTTCCTCCATTCCAAGGTGGTTATTGCCGACGATGAAGTCGCCAGTGTCGGCACCGCCAACTTCGATATCCGCTCCTTCAGCCTGAACTTTGAAGTCAACGCCTTTGTCTATGACAAGGACCTGGTGGCTAAACTCAAAGCCGCCTACCAGGACGACTTGAAGGTCTCAACCACACTGGACGCTGCCTACTTCGACCAACAATCCTGGTGGAAAAAACTCCGCCAGAACTTATCACGACTCCTCTCGCCCATCTTATAA
- a CDS encoding GW dipeptide domain-containing protein translates to MKKTHLLLASNLALAAFLYSPEAVAADEVTTDAPSEENIPAPAEEVAPAGQNQEVEAPSSPAAETEAAETPAPEKKEVQAGYYAGTDLDKQPEIVIGKQEKKTSQPQLDTRNQTGEKYTSQLQATDEWMTLQSGKHTLDSRPYGTAGYETIRANLKDRQGDLVKVSYYISTERADWAYINFQDSLAGWVDRKALSKKLPFDRYTSDVESLNYYGRLVGNHTIDSKPWGTKDYQNLVSRNAYKNLVGTNVKVSQGVSTERANWVYIDSLDGKLSGWIDTKGVQKVGDAYTSPVKKVNYTAHLKDGDNTLDTKPWGIPGYQTLRSRSQMKTRRGQTVQVSEEVSTTRANWAYVTFQDGLAGWIDRAGLKPGAGPKRANGIDDYTSAHKDVKYVATIVDGNHTLDTLPWGIPGYSTIASRADMKRHQGERVQVNQEVSTNRANWAHITLANGTSGWFDIKGLTRGKVDSYTSPQKSVNYTATISNGNHTLDTLPWGIPGYKTIASRSDMKKHTGDQVKVSSEVSTNRADWAYITLSDGTSGWFDRAGLTKGQVDVYTSNAKNVNYSARLTHGNHTLDSKPWGIPGFETIKSRGQMKAYTGQNVQVNQEVSTNRADWVNITLADGTRGWIDAKAIAPERVLNHVPYVSQYKPVFAPWGCAGAASAMLLGAKDVDFNLDTLIRNTPMYPSDPNGQKGDVFTGQGFGWVINPKGLTNYLKTYYSGVKNITGASTQEIIDTVLGGNPVLYYGYSSYQKPGDYVRNHCKVITGYKNNAFRVYDPLYSNANKGAMTGGKNPAYDLGAKHWLPISKFNLEYNGQAITIL, encoded by the coding sequence ATGAAGAAAACACATTTACTTTTGGCGTCGAACCTCGCTTTGGCCGCCTTCCTCTATAGCCCTGAAGCTGTAGCGGCGGACGAAGTGACAACTGATGCGCCAAGCGAAGAAAATATCCCAGCGCCTGCTGAAGAAGTTGCACCAGCTGGCCAAAACCAAGAAGTTGAAGCGCCAAGCAGCCCAGCCGCTGAAACGGAAGCTGCGGAAACCCCTGCCCCTGAAAAGAAAGAAGTCCAAGCTGGCTACTATGCAGGGACTGACCTCGACAAGCAGCCTGAAATTGTGATTGGCAAGCAAGAAAAGAAGACCAGCCAGCCTCAACTGGATACCCGAAACCAGACCGGTGAAAAGTACACCAGCCAACTCCAAGCGACCGATGAATGGATGACCCTCCAATCCGGCAAGCACACCTTGGACAGCCGCCCTTACGGCACCGCTGGCTACGAAACCATCCGCGCCAACTTGAAGGACCGCCAAGGTGACTTGGTCAAGGTTTCTTACTATATTTCCACCGAACGCGCTGACTGGGCCTACATCAACTTCCAAGATAGCCTAGCTGGTTGGGTGGACCGCAAAGCCTTAAGCAAGAAGCTGCCTTTTGACCGCTATACCTCTGACGTGGAAAGCTTAAACTACTATGGCCGTCTGGTGGGCAACCACACCATCGACTCCAAGCCATGGGGAACCAAGGACTACCAAAACTTAGTCAGCCGCAATGCCTACAAGAACTTAGTCGGCACCAACGTTAAGGTGAGCCAAGGGGTATCTACCGAACGCGCCAACTGGGTCTACATCGACAGCCTCGACGGCAAGCTCTCTGGCTGGATCGACACCAAGGGCGTACAAAAGGTTGGCGACGCTTATACTAGCCCAGTGAAGAAGGTCAACTACACCGCCCACCTCAAAGACGGCGACAACACCTTAGATACCAAGCCTTGGGGGATTCCAGGTTACCAAACCCTCCGCTCACGGTCACAAATGAAGACCCGCCGCGGCCAAACGGTCCAAGTGTCTGAAGAAGTGTCCACTACTCGGGCGAACTGGGCTTATGTGACCTTCCAAGACGGCCTAGCTGGTTGGATCGACCGCGCCGGCCTCAAGCCAGGTGCTGGTCCTAAGCGTGCCAATGGGATCGATGACTACACCTCTGCCCACAAGGATGTGAAGTATGTGGCGACCATCGTTGACGGCAACCACACCTTAGACACCCTTCCTTGGGGGATTCCAGGCTACTCCACCATCGCTAGCCGGGCCGACATGAAGCGTCACCAAGGCGAACGGGTCCAAGTCAACCAAGAAGTCTCTACCAACCGGGCCAACTGGGCGCACATCACCCTGGCTAACGGGACCAGCGGCTGGTTCGACATCAAGGGCCTGACCCGCGGCAAGGTAGACTCCTACACCAGCCCTCAAAAATCGGTCAACTATACCGCCACTATTTCTAACGGCAACCATACCCTAGATACCCTACCTTGGGGCATTCCTGGCTACAAGACCATCGCCAGTCGTTCTGACATGAAGAAACACACCGGCGACCAAGTCAAGGTAAGTAGCGAAGTCTCCACCAACCGGGCCGACTGGGCTTACATTACCCTTTCTGACGGGACCAGCGGCTGGTTCGACCGCGCCGGCTTAACCAAGGGCCAAGTCGACGTTTACACCTCAAATGCGAAAAACGTCAACTACTCAGCCCGCCTGACCCACGGCAACCACACCCTAGACTCCAAACCATGGGGGATCCCAGGCTTTGAAACCATCAAGTCACGGGGCCAAATGAAGGCTTACACCGGCCAAAATGTCCAGGTCAACCAAGAAGTTTCCACTAACCGGGCGGACTGGGTTAACATCACCCTAGCAGACGGCACGCGCGGCTGGATCGACGCCAAAGCCATTGCGCCAGAACGCGTCCTCAACCACGTGCCTTATGTCAGCCAATACAAACCCGTCTTCGCACCATGGGGCTGTGCCGGCGCTGCCTCTGCCATGCTTTTAGGCGCTAAGGACGTCGACTTCAACCTCGACACCCTCATCCGCAACACCCCAATGTACCCAAGCGATCCAAACGGCCAAAAAGGCGACGTCTTCACCGGCCAAGGCTTCGGCTGGGTCATCAATCCTAAAGGCCTGACCAACTACCTGAAGACCTACTACTCCGGTGTCAAAAACATCACGGGCGCTAGCACCCAAGAAATCATCGACACCGTCCTCGGCGGCAACCCTGTCCTCTACTACGGCTACTCCTCTTACCAAAAACCAGGCGACTATGTTCGTAACCACTGCAAGGTCATCACCGGTTACAAGAACAACGCCTTCCGCGTCTACGACCCACTCTACTCCAACGCCAACAAGGGCGCGATGACCGGTGGTAAGAACCCAGCCTACGACCTCGGGGCAAAACACTGGCTACCAATCAGCAAGTTCAACCTTGAATATAACGGACAAGCGATTACGATCTTGTAA
- a CDS encoding energy-coupled thiamine transporter ThiT, which produces MKASQRFMTIIEGFLLALLAGLLQLVFPAELGETGLSLEMGLVLILFYAFRRGALPACLAGGLVGIIQLYQVPDALTNWPHSLALVIASAAVGFAGLFARNLQRTLHNRRMSSVYLNLVTGSLIGVLCYFICRFVDQVWIQAESTGLAEAFRTNGLSFLLNLGIALAILIVTLNVSAKYFIPRYTKYISRKERSRLLND; this is translated from the coding sequence ATGAAAGCATCACAGCGATTTATGACAATCATTGAAGGCTTTTTACTGGCACTACTGGCTGGGCTCTTGCAGCTGGTCTTCCCCGCTGAACTAGGAGAGACGGGACTGAGTCTGGAGATGGGACTCGTCCTCATCCTCTTCTATGCCTTCCGCCGGGGAGCTCTGCCAGCTTGCTTGGCGGGTGGCTTGGTGGGCATCATCCAGCTCTACCAGGTGCCCGACGCCCTGACCAATTGGCCCCACAGCCTAGCCTTGGTCATTGCCTCAGCCGCTGTCGGATTCGCCGGACTCTTTGCCCGCAACCTCCAACGCACCTTGCATAATCGACGGATGTCTTCAGTCTATCTCAACCTGGTCACCGGGTCGCTAATCGGTGTCCTCTGCTACTTTATCTGTCGCTTCGTCGACCAGGTCTGGATCCAAGCCGAAAGCACCGGCCTCGCCGAAGCCTTCCGCACCAACGGCCTCAGCTTCCTCCTCAACCTAGGCATCGCCCTAGCCATCCTAATCGTCACCCTCAACGTCTCCGCCAAATACTTCATCCCGCGCTACACCAAGTACATCTCGCGCAAAGAACGGTCGAGACTCCTGAATGATTAA